A single Phoenix dactylifera cultivar Barhee BC4 chromosome 1, palm_55x_up_171113_PBpolish2nd_filt_p, whole genome shotgun sequence DNA region contains:
- the LOC103716635 gene encoding receptor protein-tyrosine kinase CEPR2, which translates to MKFLTLTQTIFSSMLDLFLSLHFLTALLPVALIPISTSLSVETKALLELRRQLNDPMGYLESWKESQPPCQFVGVTCDDSGQVIGISLANLSLSGKISPSVSVLHSLSSLDLGANAISGIVPAALANCTNLQVLNLSTNSLIGQLPDLSTLQNLRVLDLSTNRFIGKFPSWVGKLPGLVQLGLAANNFQEGDIPQGIGNLKNLTWLFLAQCNLRGEIPASIFQLTSLGTLDFSGNQISGKLPKAISNLRNLYKIELYQNNLTGEIPPDLANLSQLREFDISRNQLTGKLPAEIGTLKNLTIFHIYSNNFWGEIPKEFGEFQFLVSFSIYQNNFSGEFPANLGRFSPLNAVDISENSFSGEFPRFLCQSNNLQFLLALDNNFSGEFPDSYANCKTLQRFRICQNNFSGKIPDALWGLPFAVIIDVSDNSFTGGISSDIGISASLTQLYVQNNRFSGKLPIELGKLPQLQKLFAFNNSFSGKIPSQIGNLKQLSSLHLENNELIGYVPLELGMCNRLVDLNIAQNSLSGDIPETLSMLTSLNSLNLSDNKLTGSIPEGLESLKLSLIDFSENQLSGRIPPGLLMMAGDEAFLGNTALCIDKIPESQRFPDIMVCNVSHSHEELFGKQILLVLVILLAMSILLAGLAFVSYKSFKLEECDKRRELKEGMEKDSKWILESFHPTKFDPEEICNLEEENLIGCGSTGEVYRVDLNKNRGTVAVKQLWKGDSAKALMAEIDIMGKIKHRNILKLYACLRGGGSNFLVFEYMPNGNLYQALRREIKGRQPELDWNKRYKIALGAAQGIMYLHHDCSPAIIHRDIKSTNILLDEEYEAKIADFGIAKIVEESEMSCFAGTHGYMAPELAYSFKATEKSDIYSFGVVLLELLTGLSPTDSQFFGGKDIVFWVSTHLDVQNLGEVFDSRLSNSEDDMLKVLKIAILCTTKLSSLRPTMREVVNMLIDADPCTVITTAKSYGKNC; encoded by the exons ATGAAATTTCTTACATTAACTCAAACGATTTTCTCATCAATGTTGGATCTCTTCCTTTCCCTCCATTTCTTAACTGCACTTCTTCCAGTTGCTCTTATACCAATCTCTACCTCCCTGTCAGTGGAGACTAAAGCACTGCTTGAATTAAGAAGGCAGTTAAATGATCCTATGGGTTATCTTGAGAGCTGGAAGGAATCCCAGCCTCCCTGCCAATTTGTTGGGGTCACTTGTGATGACTCTGGCCAAGTGATCGGAATTTCTCTTGCAAATTTATCATTATCTGGCAAGATATCACCATCAGTTTCTGTCTTGCACAGCTTAAGTTCCCTAGATCTAGGAGCAAATGCCATCTCTGGCATTGTTCCTGCTGCATTGGCCAATTGCACAAATCTTCAAGTGCTTAATCTTTCAACAAATAGTTTAATAGGCCAGTTGCCGGACCTCTCGACTCTGCAAAATCTTCGAGTTCTTGACTTATCAACAAATAGATTTATTGGCAAGTTTCCTTCATGGGTTGGGAAACTACCAGGTTTAGTTCAACTGGGCCTTGCAGCGAATAATTTTCAGGAGGGAGACATTCCACAAGGTATTGGAAATTTGAAGAACTTGACGTGGCTTTTCTTGGCACAATGTAATCTGCGAGGAGAGATACCAGCCTCCATCTTTCAATTGACATCACTTGGAACATTAGATTTCTCTGGCAACCAAATTTCAGGAAAGCTCCCAAAGGCAATTTCAAACTTACGCAACCTCTACAAAATTGAGCTCTACCAGAATAATTTAACTGGAGAGATCCCACCTGATCTTGCCAATCTGTCCCAACTTCGTGAGTTTGACATCTCTCGAAATCAGCTGACTGGGAAGCTTCCTGCTGAGATTGGTACCCTGAAGAACTTGACAATTTTTCATATATACAGTAACAACTTCTGGGGTGAAATCCCCAAAGAATTTGGTGAATTTCAGTTTCTTGTGTCATTCTCCATATATCAGAACAATTTCTCGGGAGAATTCCCAGCAAACCTTGGTCGTTTCTCGCCACTCAATGCTGTAGACATATCTGAAAACAGTTTCTCTGGTGAATTCCCGAGGTTCCTATGCCAAAGTAACAACCTGCAGTTCTTGCTTGCTCTGGATAATAACTTTTCGGGTGAATTTCCTGATTCATATGCTAACTGCAAGACGTTGCAAAGGTTCAGGATCTGTCAGAACAATTTCAGTGGGAAAATCCCTGATGCACTGTGGGGACTGCCATTTGCAGTTATCATTGATGTATCAGATAATAGTTTTACTGGAGGGATATCTTCTGATATAGGGATTTCAGCTAGTTTAACACAGTTGTATGTGCAGAACAACAGATTCTCTGGCAAGCTTCCAATAGAGTTGGGAAAGCTTCCCCAGCTGCAGAAATTATTTGCTTTTAATAATTCCTTTTCTGGTAAGATACCTTCTCAAATTGGAAACCTGAAGCAGTTGTCATCTTTGCATTTGGAAAATAATGAGCTTATAGGATATGTACCATTAGAACTTGGTATGTGCAACAGACTTGTGGATCTAAATATTGCACAAAATTCATTGAGTGGTGACATTCCTGAGACATTGTCCATGCTTACCTCACTCAACTCACTTAATCTATCAGATAACAAATTGACAGGCTCAATTCCAGAGGGCCTAGAATCACTGAAGCTTAGTTTAATTGATTTTTCTGAAAACCAGTTGTCAGGAAGGATTCCACCGGGGCTTCTGATGATGGCAGGAGATGAAGCCTTTCTTGGCAACACAGCACTCTGTATTGATAAGATTCCTGAAAGTCAGAGGTTTCCTGACATAATGGTTTGCAATGTGAGTCATAGCCATGAAGAATTATTTGGAAAGCaaattcttcttgtacttgtaaTATTGTTGGCCATGAGCATCCTTTTGGCTGGTCTGGCATTTGTGAGTTACAAAAGCTTCAAGCTTGAAGAATGTGATAAAAGGAGAGAGCTGAAGGAAGGCATGGAAAAGGATTCAAAGTGGATTCTGGAGTCTTTCCATCCCACCAAATTTGATCCAGAAGAAATATGTAATTTGGAAGAGGAGAATTTAATTGGATGTGGAAGCACCGGGGAAGTCTATCGAGTGGACTTGAATAAGAACAGAGGAACCGTCGCTGTGAAACAATTATGGAAAGGTGACAGTGCAAAAGCTTTAATGGCAGAGATAGATATCATGGGGAAGATTAAGCATAGAAATATACTGAAGCTATATGCCTGCTTGAGAGGAGGTGGATcaaattttcttgtttttgaATACATGCCAAATGGTAATCTCTATCAAGCTCTTCGTCGGGAGATCAAGGGCAGACAGCCTGAGTTGGACTGGAACAAGCGATATAAGATTGCATTGGGGGCAGCACAGGGTATTATGTATCTTCACCATGACTGCTCACCAGCAATTATTCACAGAGACATAAAATCCACCAATATATTGCTGGATGAGGAGTATGAAGCAAAAATTGCTGATTTTGGAATTGCAAAGATTGTTGAAGAGTCAGAAATGAGTTGTTTTGCTGGTACACATGGTTACATGGCTCCTG AGCTTGCGTATTCTTTCAAGGCGACTGAGAAGAGCGACATATATAGTTTTGGTGTTGTCCTGCTAGAATTACTTACTGGCCTTAGTCCAACAGACTCTCAATTTTTCGGaggaaaagatattgttttttgGGTTTCAACCCATCTTGATGTCCAAAATCTTGGAGAAGTTTTTGATTCTAGGCTGTCAAATTCTGAGGATGACATGctaaaagtcttgaaaattgccaTCCTATGCACCACCAAGTTGTCATCTTTGCGGCCTACCATGAGAGAGGTAGTAAATATGCTTATTGATGCAGATCCTTGCACTGTGATCACAACAGCAAAAAGTTATGGTAAGAACTGCTAG